From Neomonachus schauinslandi chromosome 12, ASM220157v2, whole genome shotgun sequence, the proteins below share one genomic window:
- the LOC110582919 gene encoding 60S ribosomal protein L31-like, protein MAPSKKGGEKKKGRSAINEVVTREYTINIHKRIHGVGFQKRAPRALKEIQKFAMKEMGTPDVCIDTRLNKAVWAKGTRNVPYRIRVRLSRKRNEDEDSPNKLYTLVTYVPVTTFENLQTVNVDEN, encoded by the coding sequence ATGGCTCCCTCGAAGAAGGGTGGCGAGAAGAAGAAGGGCCGTTCTGCCATCAACGAGGTAGTGACCAGAGAATACACCATCAACATTCACAAGCGCATCCATGGAGTGGGTTTCCAGAAGCGTGCCCCTCGGGCACTCAAAGAGATCCAGAAATTTGCCATGAAGGAGATGGGAACTCCAGATGTGTGCATTGACACCAGGCTCAACAAAGCTGTCTGGGCCAAAGGAACAAGGAATGTTCCATACCGTATCCGTGTGCGGTTGTCCAGAAAACGTAACGAGGATGAAGATTCACCAAACAAGCTCTACACACTGGTTACCTATGTACCTGTCACCACTTTCGAAAATCTACAGACAGTTAATGTGGATGAGAACTAA